From the genome of Ananas comosus cultivar F153 linkage group 18, ASM154086v1, whole genome shotgun sequence, one region includes:
- the LOC109724098 gene encoding protein BUD31 homolog 2, with product MPKIKTSRVKYPEGWELIEPTLRELEAKMREAENDPHDGKRKCEALWPIFRIAHQKSRYIYDLYHRRKEISKELYEFCLDQGYADRNLIAKWKKPGYERLCCLRCMQTRDHNFATTCVCRVPKHLREEKVIECVHCGCGGCASGD from the exons ATGCCTAAGATAAAGACGAGCAGGGTGAAATATCCAGAAGGATGGGAGCTTATTGAGCCTACGCTTCGTGAATTAGAAGCAAAAATGAGAGAAG CTGAAAATGATCCACATGATGGGAAGAGAAAATGCGAAGCACTTTGGCCTATATTTCGAATTGCACATCAGAAGAGCCGTTACATATATGACCTTTACCATAGGAGGAAGGAGATATCAAAGGAATTGTATGAATTCTGCCTCGATCAGGGCTATGCAGACCGTAATCTAATCGCAAAATGGAAAAAA CCGGGCTACGAGCGCCTTTGCTGCCTTCGCTGCATGCAGACGCGAGATCACAACTTTGCGACCACGTGTGTCTGTAGGGTTCCTAAACATCTCAGGGAAGAAAAAGTTATTGAATGCGTTCATTGTGGATGTGGAGGATGTGCTAGTGGTGACTAA
- the LOC109723777 gene encoding aspartic proteinase CDR1-like codes for MAQKIYLQHPVLLPAALLCIFPLLTTSAALPKGRGFSVELIDVDSKRSPFYDPKLTESQRIRRSVDLSKSYVLWLESQILFGANLTTIRPPLLLKPPATFMVAVSIGTGDGMHSYYLLLDTGSGLTWTQCLPCHTCFPQSAPIFNPTLSPTYRIVGCSDPLCKPPMYRCVNDRCEYAIRYGDNTYFASGVLSRETFVFQNAQVGRSTTVPNLAFGCTHSSHVNFNGNPAGIFGMNLNPTSMVRQLANLANGRFSYCLVPPTAANTSTFLRFGSDIKLPREAYQTTKILTYLNDDGHHFIGLDDISLNGRRLGFPNGTFERRHDRTGGCFVDTGARTTHLIAPAFDHVINVVKDYFRHHNLEPVKNESSPFSVCYKTVEGVDRYMPSMTLHLEGGAQYNIRWQYLFVANQERDIFCLALLSSNRHSVLGARQQLNTWMRYDTVHNVLSFAPHDCSHDANN; via the coding sequence ATGGCCCAGAAAATCTATCTACAACACCCTGTTCTTCTGCCTGCTGCTCTCTTATGCATCTTTCCTCTTCTCACAACTTCTGCAGCTCTACCCAAAGGGAGAGGCTTCAGCGTCGAGCTCATCGACGTCGACTCGAAGCGATCCCCATTCTACGACCCAAAACTCACCGAATCTCAACGGATCCGACGTTCCGTGGACCTCTCCAAGTCCTATGTCCTCTGGCTTGAATCGCAGATATTGTTTGGAGCCAATCTCACCACCATACGCCCCCCTCTACTCTTAAAACCGCCGGCCACATTCATGGTTGCAGTTAGTATTGGCACCGGTGACGGCATGCATTCCTACTACCTCCTGCTCGACACCGGCTCGGGACTCACTTGGACTCAGTGCTTGCCTTGCCATACATGTTTCCCACAATCTGCACCCATCTTCAACCCAACATTGTCCCCGACTTACCGTATAGTCGGCTGTAGTGATCCGTTATGCAAGCCACCGATGTATCGGTGCGTCAACGATCGGTGCGAGTACGCTATTCGTTATGGCGACAATACGTATTTTGCTAGCGGCGTCCTTTCAAGGGAGACCTTCGTTTTCCAAAATGCGCAAGTCGGCCGGTCCACGACGGTCCCAAATTTGGCCTTTGGTTGCACGCACTCGAGTCACGTCAATTTCAACGGCAATCCGGCCGGCATCTTCGGGATGAACCTCAACCCCACATCAATGGTGAGGCAATTGGCAAACCTCGCGAACGGTCGCTTCTCCTATTGCCTCGTCCCTCCCACCGCGGCCAACACCTCTACTTTCTTGCGGTTCGGGAGCGACATTAAGCTTCCTCGAGAAGCATACCAAACTACGAAAATCTTAACATATCTCAACGACGACGGCCATCACTTCATCGGTTTGGACGACATTAGCTTGAACGGTCGGCGCCTGGGATTCCCTAACGGAACTTTCGAGCGTCGGCATGATAGGACCGGCGGTTGCTTCGTGGATACAGGAGCGCGCACGACGCATCTGATCGCCCCCGCCTTTGACCACGTGATAAACGTCGTGAAGGACTACTTCCGCCATCATAATCTCGAACCGGTGAAAAATGAGAGCTCGCCCTTCAGTGTTTGCTATAAAACAGTAGAGGGCGTCGATCGCTACATGCCGTCGATGACACTTCACCTCGAAGGCGGCGCGCAGTACAACATAAGGTGGCAATATTTGTTCGTTGCAAATCAAGAGAGAGACATCTTTTGCCTTGCGCTGCTCTCGAGCAATAGACACAGCGTTCTCGGGGCTCGACAACAGCTCAACACTTGGATGAGATATGATACAGTACATAATGTCTTATCATTTGCTCCGCATGATTGCTCTCATGATGCAAATAATTAA
- the LOC109723778 gene encoding aspartic proteinase nepenthesin-2-like, with protein MMIFRANPTAIRPPLRAIAPAIFMVAIGIGSGHGLRNYYLHIDTGSSLTWTQCLPCSTCFPQSAPMFDPQLSPTYRVVGCDDPSCKPPHYKCVNNRCEYHIEYYDASIDGVLSRETFTFQDAHSSHSVDVQSLVFGCTHSSRMNYHGNPAGIFGMSQNPTSTVKQLAALTHGLFSYCLFPLSATRASFLRFGHDIKPPRGGFRSTKILEYNDREGFYYLDVEDLSVNGRRMHFARRTFARRSDGTGGFIVDSGTAVTQLTAHALDRVEHVMKDYFRLRLNLLPVNDSSLRLRLCYKMVQGIQHQLPTMTLHFRNGANYDLRRSALFMNYAEKRTFCLAMMPSERISILRAKQ; from the coding sequence ATGATGATCTTCAGAGCCAATCCTACCGCCATACGCCCTCCTCTTCGTGCGATTGCACCTGCGATATTCATGGTCGCGATCGGTATCGGCTCTGGCCACGGCTTGCGCAACTACTACCTCCACATAGACACCGGCTCGAGCCTCACGTGGACGCAGTGCCTTCCGTGTAGCACGTGTTTCCCTCAATCTGCGCCCATGTTCGATCCCCAATTGTCCCCCACGTATCGTGTCGTCGGCTGCGACGACCCCTCATGCAAGCCCCCGCATTACAAATGCGTCAACAATCGTTGCGAGTACCATATCGAATACTACGATGCATCGATCGACGGTGTCCTCTCGAGAGAGACCTTTACTTTCCAAGATGCACATTCCAGCCATTCTGTGGATGTTCAAAGCCTCGTCTTTGGTTGCACCCACTCAAGCCGCATGAACTATCATGGAAACCCTGCAGGGATCTTCGGCATGTCTCAGAATCCTACTTCGACAGTGAAGCAGCTTGCTGCACTCACACATGGCCTGTTCTCTTACTGCCTTTTCCCGCTGAGTGCCACCCGTGCCAGCTTCCTGCGGTTCGGGCACGACATCAAACCGCCGCGAGGAGGCTTCCGTTCCACAAAGATCTTAGAGTACAATGACCGCGAAGGCTTTTATTACCTCGATGTGGAGGACCTCAGCGTTAACGGGCGGCGCATGCACTTCGCGAGAAGGACCTTCGCACGCCGGAGCGACGGGACCGGCGGTTTCATAGTAGATTCGGGGACCGCCGTGACGCAGTTAACTGCCCACGCATTGGATCGGGTGGAGCATGTGATGAAGGATTATTTTCGCCTCCGGCTCAACCTCCTACCTGTGAATGATTCTAGCTTGCGACTTAGACTCTGTTATAAAATGGTGCAGGGGATTCAGCACCAGTTGCCGACCATGACCCTGCACTTTCGAAATGGCGCAAATTACGACCTACGGCGGTCGGCGCTGTTTATGAACTACGCTGAAAAGCGGACCTTCTGCCTCGCGATGATGCCGAGCGAGAGAATAAGCATACTCAGAGCAAAGCAGTAG